The Fictibacillus phosphorivorans genomic sequence GTCTAAAGATTTGAAACCATCAGATTGGATAGCTGAGAAATGTACGAATACATCGTCTCCGTTTTCGCGCTCGATGAATCCGAAACCTTTTTCTGCGTTAAACCATTTTACTGTACCTTGTTCCATGTTTGTTGCCTCCTAGTG encodes the following:
- the cspC gene encoding cold shock protein CspC; translation: MEQGTVKWFNAEKGFGFIERENGDDVFVHFSAIQSDGFKSLDEGQKVTFEVEQGARGAQAANVQKA